The genomic segment AAAGAATGTTTAATGTATTTTAAAAATGTGTTCCCAGCAACTTTAACTGGATTCAGTACAATCTCAAGTGCGGCTTCAATGAGTGTCTTGTTAATCTCAATGGAGAAAATTTTTAAGAATAAATCAACATTATATAAAGCCATAGTTCCAGCTGTAATCAACACTCATACCATTGGTAGCGCTATAGGTGTTACCATATTGACATTTGCAACTATCAAAACATTTAATGCCCCAATGCCTACATTTGAATCTTTTGTATTTTTTGCATTCTTATGTGCACTCTCAAAATTTGCAGTAGCAGCTGTACCTGGTGGCGCTCTATTGATTATAGCCCCCTTGCTTGAAAAATATCTGGGATTTTCATCTGAAATGATTGGAGTCATAACAGTTGTGTATTTATTATTTGACCCTTTTGGTACGGCTACTAACGTTACAGGTAATGGAGGTTTCGCAATTGGCTTCACTAAAATATTTAATTTTTTGAATAAGAAAAGCAAACAATCGTCATAATAGTTTTTCAAGCTTTTAGTATTCATCTTTTAGCTTGAAGTTAATTTATATTAATTTTATTTTTAATTCTTGCGACCATATTATGTTAACTTCCTGAATAGTGTCTTAGGCACTATAGTTAATAAAAATTCCAAAATTGAATTATTGATATGTGGAAAAAACGAGGAAGACCTAAAAATATCACTCCTGTAGTTAATAAAGGAACACCTGAATTACAAGTAAAACGCCAGATGAATTTAACAACCGAGCCACTAGATATGTGTCTTAAAAAGAATATTATTGATATTGATCAACATAGAAGTGGTATTAAATTAAGATGGTTTTACACAGTTATTTTTGAAGCTCCCACAATTCAGTCTAAGTTAGTAACATTAAAATTTTTTAAAAGTAAAAATTATGACGAAGTTTTTTTGCAAAATTTAGAAAAAAAATATTACGAGATATTACTGCGATTAAAAGAAATTTATGCACATAGAATAGTTATGAATATATGTATATATAGTGAATTTCCAAAATTTTTGGCTTTTTATAATTATCATGACGCTCAAAAAGAAAAGTTTATAGAGGGTATGACTTTACTAAATAAAGAACTGGGTAAATCATTATATTGACGTTAGAAAATTGTGAGATTAGTAGGGCAAGGTAATAATATTAAAAAGATTAAAGTTTTAATAAGTAATTCTATCATCAAAAACAAAACACCCACCTTGCCAGGTTGAATTTGGATTTTTTTGATTATCTTCTAAGTATTTGATTATTCCATCCTTTAAATGGTATACATTTTCAAAGCCTAGTTGCTTTAAATACGCGGTGGATTTTTCACATCTTATCCCGCCAGTGCAAAACATTGCTATATTTTTCTTTTTATCACCCTCTTTGAGATTACCTTTTAGCCATTTTGGGAGTTCGGTAAAATGATGAATATGAGGATTAATTGCTCCTCTAAAAGTTCCCATTGCGTATTCATAATAATTTCTAGTATCAATTACTATGGTATCATCTTTTTTCATAAGTTCATCCCACTCCTTAGGAGTTAGATATTCACCTTTTTGTGATAAATCTAATTCCTCTACATCAAATGTTACTATCTCCTTTTTTATTTTCACCTTCATCTTTTTAAATGGCAAAATCTCAGCAAAACTTATTTTAAATTTCATATCTCTAAAAAGATTAAACTCCTTTAAGTAATCACAAAATTTATCTATTGAGTTTATATCTGCAGACAAAGTCGCATTTATTCCTTCAGTAGCTATTATGATAGTGCCTTTGATACAATATTGATTGCAAAAACCAAGCAATTCAGTTTTTAAGGATTGAGCATTCTCTAAATTTACAAACTTATAAAAAGAAATGA from the Candidatus Bandiella numerosa genome contains:
- a CDS encoding rhodanese-related sulfurtransferase; translated protein: MSKYKIISFYKFVNLENAQSLKTELLGFCNQYCIKGTIIIATEGINATLSADINSIDKFCDYLKEFNLFRDMKFKISFAEILPFKKMKVKIKKEIVTFDVEELDLSQKGEYLTPKEWDELMKKDDTIVIDTRNYYEYAMGTFRGAINPHIHHFTELPKWLKGNLKEGDKKKNIAMFCTGGIRCEKSTAYLKQLGFENVYHLKDGIIKYLEDNQKNPNSTWQGGCFVFDDRITY